A stretch of Triticum aestivum cultivar Chinese Spring chromosome 1D, IWGSC CS RefSeq v2.1, whole genome shotgun sequence DNA encodes these proteins:
- the LOC123182198 gene encoding uncharacterized protein: MGFQVAAVVPSPCAPSTSSRSPFLGGGCGVLARSCAPGGLAARRRGEGRPARCALSASIDGVGGGDMEFLRRIEELAASAGVRTAGCGWPPSLERSASGVGLPLSLRMLKRKKQQRRQQVPQPSRWDERFRLGSAGESVGRAFSSMVLIVRELQSFALQQMLCDDLQTVLARAHGEMQDSFVWLFQHIFAGTPALMLSLMLLLANFTVHSMSNSVAAAAVAPTPPAATVVDTQHTEPSNPRFDAASVKTFSSGRTASVGGGSGGGGDVRPVAGASGDDRRDESRYSLSRVAPQQLTPLAGTGAENIVPDAAAVDEQAIWERMVAEASSMQANARADELTDPDVLGNLVAPVEAEIETEDAGEYARTEQRYELAVSEEPNNSLILANFAQFLYITRKDHKRAEHYFERAVRAEPADAEALSRYATFLWRARDDVEAAEETYQQAIAADPGNAHYAAAYAHFLWNTGGEDTCFPLD, from the exons ATGGGCTTCCAGGTCGCCGCCGTCGTGCCATCCCCGTGCGCGCCCTCGACCTCCTCGCGGTCCCCGTTcctcggcggcggctgcggcgtgcTCGCGAGATCCTGCGCGCCCGGCGGCCTTGCGGCCCGccggcgtggcgaggggcggccCGCGAGGTGCGCGCTGAGTGCTAGCATAGATGGCGTGGGCGGCGGGGACATGGAGTTCTTGAGGCGGATCGAGGAGCTGGCGGCGTCGGCGGGGGTGCGGACGGCGGGGTGCGGGTGGCCGCCGAGCCTGGAGCGGAGCGCGAGCGGCGTCGGGCTGCCCCTGTCTCTTCGGATGCTGAAGCGGAagaagcagcagcggcggcagcaggtACCGCAGCCGTCGCGGTGGGACGAGCGCTTCCGCCTGGGCTCCGCCGGCGAGTCGGTGGGCCGCGCCTTCTCCTCCATGGTGCTCATCGTGCGGGAGCTGCAGAGCTTCGCGCTGCAGCAGATGCTCTGCGACGACCTGCAGACCGTCCTGGCGCGCGCCCACGGCGAGATGCAGGACTCGTTCGTCTGGCTCTTCCAGCACATCTTCGCCGGCACCCCGGCGCTCATGCTCTCCCTCATGCTCCTCCTCGCCAACTTCACCGTCCATTCGATGAGCAACAgcgtcgccgctgccgccgtcgcGCCGACGCCGCCCGCTGCTACGGTGGTCGACACCCAGCACACCGAGCCATCGAACCCGCGGTTCGACGCGGCTTCCGTCAAGACGTTCTCTTCTGGTCGCACTGCCTCGGTCGGTGGGGGCAGCGGGGGTGGCGGCGATGTCCGGCCCGTCGCCGGCGCTTCCGGCGATGACCGGCGGGACGAATCCCGCTACAGTCTGAGCCGCGTCGCGCCACAGCAACTAACGCCGCTGGCGGGAACGGGCGCGGAGAATATCGTGCCCGACGCCGCAGCCGTGGACGAACAGGCCATCTGGGAAAGGATGGTCGCGGAGGCCTCGAGCATGCAGGCCAATGCGCGCGCCGACGAGTTGACGGACCCGGACGTGCTGGGGAACCTGGTCGCGCCGGTGGAGGCGGAGATCGAGACGGAGGACGCCGGCGAGTACGCGCGGACGGAGCAGAGGTACGAGCTGGCCGTGTCCGAGGAGCCCAACAACTCGCTCATCCTCGCCAACTTCGCCCAATTCCTCTACATCACGCGGAAGGACCACAAGCG GGCGGAGCACTACTTCGAGCGGGCGGTGCGGGCGGAgccggcggacgcggaggcgctgagCCGGTACGCGACGTTCCTGTGGAGGGCGCGGGACGACGTCGAGGCGGCGGAGGAGACGTACCAGCAGGCCATCGCGGCCGACCCCGGCAACGCGCACTACGCCGCCGCGTACGCGCATTTCCTCTGGAACACCGGCGGCGAGGACACGTGCTTCCCCCTCGACTGA